From a region of the Candidatus Binatus sp. genome:
- a CDS encoding 2OG-Fe(II) oxygenase: MPKAEFFRHFGLFVLKEFLDRACCENLIAEIRSRPLDKALLTRGLDENVRRTKETALFDSQGPSIRSKLRELKPSIERHFSLALQDCEYPPFLSYGVGDFFVPHLDSSTSPDAAEYLRQRRISIVVFLNNRRSDAPDNDFDGGDLVLYGLMKEPEWLNCGLPVTPETGLLIGFPSDTPHEVRPVTSGRRFSIASWYYSPSDTAS; this comes from the coding sequence GTGCCAAAAGCTGAGTTCTTCCGCCATTTCGGCCTGTTTGTCCTGAAAGAGTTTCTGGATCGCGCCTGTTGCGAAAACTTGATCGCAGAAATTCGCTCCCGTCCGCTCGACAAAGCACTGCTGACGCGCGGCCTCGACGAGAATGTGCGCCGCACGAAGGAGACCGCTCTTTTCGACTCCCAAGGTCCGTCGATTAGATCAAAGCTTCGAGAATTGAAGCCAAGCATCGAGCGGCATTTCAGTCTGGCCCTACAAGACTGCGAGTATCCGCCATTTCTCAGCTATGGCGTCGGCGATTTTTTCGTGCCGCATCTCGATAGCAGCACCTCGCCCGATGCGGCCGAGTATCTTCGGCAGCGCAGGATCTCAATCGTCGTTTTTTTGAATAACAGACGTAGCGATGCGCCCGACAACGATTTCGACGGCGGCGACCTGGTGCTCTACGGTCTGATGAAGGAGCCGGAATGGTTGAACTGCGGATTGCCGGTGACGCCGGAAACCGGCTTGCTGATCGGCTTTCCCTCGGACACGCCGCATGAAGTGCGGCCGGTAACATCGGGGCGGCGCTTCTCAATCGCGTCCTGGTATTACTCGCCGTCCGACACGGCCAGCTAG